One Nonomuraea angiospora DNA segment encodes these proteins:
- a CDS encoding ABC transporter substrate-binding protein, which produces MKGGFTRLAGLGMVVALAVTACGGVDTAGSTGGSTGGSPGTGAARQELTVTAFAGAWGELFKKSFVEPFERDTGAKVNLVYGANAEWLTKLRAAGGKNPPFDVIAFTPDASLPAASAGLLQPLATDRLAHFKELDPVLAGKSAYDGKQYGVPLTTGSTGLLYRTDKIKTPPADWADLFDKQYCGHIALPPLTYNPGLEFFSALVTSQGGTLSDPAAVDKAFDKLATLKGCVSSFPANAGNAATVIENGDAWIMPFWDGRAFAMAQAGSPIGFTYPKSGPVGALTSYFVAAGTQKSDLANKFLDHLTAAQNQKPFAEGTWYAAGNDSISYSEPFEQKVKHGPDVFKKFIWVDYAVATPKLNEWQQRWNQIFG; this is translated from the coding sequence ATGAAGGGCGGATTCACTCGCCTCGCGGGACTGGGCATGGTGGTCGCGCTGGCGGTCACGGCCTGCGGCGGCGTCGACACGGCCGGATCCACTGGCGGTTCCACGGGCGGTTCGCCGGGCACGGGCGCGGCCAGGCAGGAGCTCACGGTGACCGCGTTCGCGGGCGCGTGGGGAGAGCTGTTCAAGAAGTCGTTCGTGGAGCCGTTCGAACGCGACACCGGCGCCAAGGTGAACCTCGTCTACGGCGCGAACGCCGAATGGCTCACCAAGCTGCGCGCGGCCGGCGGCAAGAACCCGCCGTTCGACGTCATCGCGTTCACGCCGGACGCGTCGCTGCCCGCGGCCTCCGCCGGGCTGCTCCAGCCGCTGGCCACCGACCGGCTGGCGCACTTCAAGGAGCTGGACCCGGTGCTCGCCGGCAAGTCCGCGTACGACGGCAAGCAGTACGGCGTGCCGCTGACCACCGGCTCCACCGGCCTCCTCTACCGCACCGACAAGATCAAGACGCCGCCCGCGGACTGGGCGGACCTCTTCGACAAGCAGTACTGCGGCCACATCGCCCTCCCGCCGCTCACCTACAACCCCGGCCTGGAGTTCTTCTCCGCCCTGGTCACCTCCCAGGGCGGCACGCTGTCCGACCCGGCCGCCGTGGACAAGGCGTTCGACAAGCTCGCCACGCTGAAGGGCTGCGTGTCCTCCTTCCCCGCCAACGCGGGCAACGCCGCCACCGTCATCGAGAACGGCGACGCCTGGATCATGCCCTTCTGGGACGGCCGCGCCTTCGCCATGGCCCAGGCCGGCTCCCCGATCGGCTTCACCTACCCCAAGTCCGGCCCCGTCGGCGCGCTGACCTCGTACTTCGTCGCCGCGGGCACCCAGAAGAGCGACCTGGCGAACAAGTTCCTCGACCACCTGACGGCCGCGCAGAACCAGAAGCCGTTCGCCGAGGGCACCTGGTACGCCGCGGGCAACGACTCGATCTCCTACAGCGAGCCGTTCGAGCAGAAGGTGAAGCACGGTCCCGACGTCTTCAAGAAGTTCATCTGGGTGGACTACGCGGTCGCCACCCCCAAGCTGAACGAATGGCAGCAGCGGTGGAACCAGATCTTCGGCTGA
- a CDS encoding ABC transporter ATP-binding protein, with amino-acid sequence MEPDLRLTPEEGGGHVEIEGLAAGYDGARVLDLDRLSIRKGEFLSILGPSGCGKTTLLNCVAGFVQPTAGRIVIDGSDVTARPPYRRGLGMVFQNYALFPHMTVAANVAYGLRVRRLDRRERDERVREALSLVGLEEYAGRRPRQLSGGQQQRVALARALAIRPAVLLLDEPLSNLDAKLRREMRVELRAIQRRIGTTMVFVTHDQEEALALSDRVAVMNGGRVEQLGTPDEVYRRPATRFVAQFIGAANVLEGTVTASGALDSGGIVVECGLPSPRPGARAVVAVRPERIRLTTPGPGATGVAGTVGYRAFAGDAWHVEVRLADGRTLSVQVADTGAGAEDPPGAGTSVLAHWDPADVILLETEAP; translated from the coding sequence GTGGAACCAGATCTTCGGCTGACCCCGGAAGAAGGCGGCGGGCACGTCGAGATCGAGGGGCTCGCCGCCGGGTACGACGGCGCGCGCGTCCTCGACCTGGACCGGCTGTCGATCCGCAAGGGCGAGTTCCTGTCGATCCTCGGGCCCAGCGGCTGCGGCAAGACGACGCTGCTCAACTGCGTCGCCGGCTTCGTCCAGCCCACGGCCGGGCGGATCGTGATCGACGGCTCCGACGTGACCGCGCGGCCCCCGTACCGGCGGGGCCTGGGCATGGTGTTCCAGAACTACGCGCTCTTCCCGCACATGACCGTGGCCGCCAACGTGGCGTACGGGCTGCGCGTGCGCCGGCTCGACCGGCGGGAGCGGGACGAGCGGGTGCGGGAGGCGCTGAGCCTGGTCGGCCTGGAGGAGTACGCCGGGCGGCGGCCCCGCCAGCTGTCCGGCGGGCAGCAGCAGCGGGTCGCCCTGGCCCGCGCGCTGGCCATCCGGCCCGCCGTGCTGCTGCTGGACGAGCCGCTGTCCAACCTGGACGCCAAGCTGCGCAGGGAGATGCGGGTGGAGCTGCGCGCCATCCAGCGGCGCATCGGCACCACCATGGTCTTCGTCACGCACGACCAGGAGGAGGCGCTCGCGCTGTCCGACCGGGTGGCCGTCATGAACGGCGGCCGGGTCGAGCAGCTCGGCACCCCCGACGAGGTCTACCGGCGGCCGGCGACCCGGTTCGTCGCGCAGTTCATCGGCGCGGCCAACGTCCTGGAGGGCACGGTGACCGCCTCGGGCGCGCTCGACTCCGGCGGGATCGTCGTCGAGTGCGGCCTCCCCTCGCCGCGGCCGGGCGCGCGCGCCGTCGTCGCCGTCCGCCCCGAACGCATCCGCCTCACCACACCGGGCCCCGGGGCCACTGGGGTGGCCGGGACGGTCGGGTATCGGGCCTTCGCCGGGGACGCCTGGCACGTCGAGGTGCGGCTGGCCGACGGGCGCACCCTGAGCGTGCAGGTCGCCGACACCGGCGCGGGCGCCGAGGACCCGCCCGGCGCGGGCACGTCCGTGCTCGCGCACTGGGATCCGGCCGACGTCATCCTCCTGGAAACGGAGGCGCCATGA
- a CDS encoding ABC transporter permease, producing MTRRRAGLPYALPLVAFLAALFLVPLVRLLRLSFSPVDAFNAALPGFTFEQYARVFTEPYFYGSLLRTLATALLVAVLCVALAYPAAYLLARRRPGVLRTLLFVIVISPLLTSVVVRTYGWVVLLSGNGLVNRALVGSGLRDQPAQLLTSYPAVVVAVTHVLLPFAIIPLTTALGGLDRNLHRASQTLGAGPIRTFLRVTVPLSLPGAVTGALIVFALAMGIYITPLLVGGVTQPLTGIRVYDQVTTVFDYPVAAALSFALLALTVVSTGLLAGVFRIWERRLHG from the coding sequence ATGACCCGCCGCCGGGCGGGCCTGCCGTACGCGCTGCCGCTCGTCGCCTTCCTGGCCGCCCTGTTCCTGGTCCCCCTCGTCCGGCTGCTGCGGCTCAGCTTCAGCCCCGTCGACGCCTTCAACGCGGCGCTGCCCGGATTCACCTTCGAGCAGTACGCCCGGGTGTTCACCGAGCCGTACTTCTACGGCTCCCTGCTCCGGACGCTGGCCACCGCGCTCCTGGTGGCGGTGCTGTGCGTGGCGCTGGCGTACCCGGCCGCCTACCTCCTGGCCCGCCGGCGCCCCGGCGTGCTGCGGACCCTGCTGTTCGTCATCGTGATCTCGCCGCTGCTGACCAGCGTGGTGGTCCGCACCTACGGGTGGGTCGTGCTGCTGTCCGGCAACGGGCTCGTCAACCGGGCGCTCGTCGGCTCCGGGCTGCGTGACCAGCCCGCCCAGCTGCTCACCAGCTACCCGGCCGTCGTGGTCGCGGTGACGCACGTGCTGCTGCCGTTCGCGATCATCCCGCTCACGACGGCGCTCGGCGGGCTGGACCGCAACCTGCACCGGGCCTCGCAGACGCTCGGGGCCGGGCCGATCAGGACGTTCCTGCGGGTCACGGTCCCGCTCAGCCTGCCCGGCGCGGTCACCGGCGCCCTCATCGTCTTCGCGCTGGCCATGGGCATCTACATCACGCCGCTGCTGGTCGGCGGGGTGACCCAGCCGCTGACCGGCATCCGGGTCTACGACCAGGTGACGACGGTGTTCGACTACCCGGTGGCGGCGGCGCTGAGCTTCGCGCTGCTCGCGCTGACCGTCGTGTCCACGGGGCTGCTGGCGGGCGTGTTCCGGATCTGGGAGAGGCGCCTTCATGGGTGA
- a CDS encoding ABC transporter permease, which translates to MGERGYDRIVRLVAAALAALVFLFLIAPLVVLVTSSFNQAGSMAFPPSGLSLRWYAEVLGSPDWQVSFRLSGLLVLLVVPTTVVIGTLAAYGLTQGSFPGRRLLQGFALSPLMVPEIIVALGLLYYFHGVGLVNSVTGLWLAHSLVALPFVVRAVMVSAAQLDPALERAALSLGAGRVRVFLTVTLPLLRPGILAGAILAAVTSLGEVAVTALVAGANTTTVPLRIFSAVQYQLDPSMAAVSTLLMAASVVVMVVADRFARISEAL; encoded by the coding sequence ATGGGTGAGCGGGGCTACGACAGGATCGTGCGGCTGGTGGCCGCGGCCCTGGCGGCACTGGTGTTCCTGTTCCTGATCGCGCCGCTGGTCGTGCTGGTGACGAGCTCGTTCAACCAGGCGGGCTCGATGGCGTTCCCGCCGTCGGGGCTGTCGCTGCGCTGGTACGCCGAGGTGCTCGGCTCGCCCGACTGGCAGGTCTCGTTCCGGCTGAGCGGCCTGCTGGTCCTCCTGGTGGTGCCGACGACCGTGGTCATCGGGACGCTGGCGGCGTACGGGCTGACGCAGGGGTCGTTCCCCGGCCGGCGGCTGCTGCAGGGGTTCGCGCTGTCGCCGCTGATGGTCCCGGAGATCATCGTCGCGCTCGGCCTGCTCTACTACTTCCACGGCGTCGGCCTCGTCAACTCGGTGACCGGGCTGTGGCTGGCGCACTCGCTGGTGGCGCTGCCGTTCGTGGTGCGGGCGGTCATGGTGAGCGCCGCGCAGCTCGACCCGGCGCTGGAGCGGGCCGCCCTGAGCCTGGGCGCCGGCCGGGTCCGGGTGTTCCTGACCGTGACGCTGCCGCTGCTGCGGCCCGGCATCCTCGCGGGCGCGATCCTCGCCGCGGTCACGTCGCTGGGCGAGGTCGCCGTCACGGCCCTGGTGGCGGGCGCGAACACCACGACGGTGCCGCTGCGCATCTTCTCGGCCGTGCAGTACCAGCTCGACCCGTCGATGGCCGCGGTGTCCACGCTGCTCATGGCGGCGAGCGTGGTGGTGATGGTGGTCGCGGACCGATTCGCTCGCATTTCGGAGGCCCTGTGA
- a CDS encoding hydantoinase/oxoprolinase family protein, whose translation MTATGARIGIDVGGTFTDLVASVPERGLVVHHKEPSTPADPSLAVADGLAALLARADLRPEEVTGLVHGTTIGLNAVIQRRGARIALVVTEGYRDILEIGRSRMPSSFDLYAGKEEPLVPRNLIVEISARLGPGGAPVAEPDAAELDRVAARLRATGADAAAVVILHGYTDPAFEEGVAAGLRERLPLLPVTASATVWPEVREYERALVACMNAYIQPLMRDYFARLEGRVRGLGVSAPIFISASNGGSMSLRSAAERPVETVLSGPAAGVAAAARLGAGAIVTFDMGGTSSDIAVSVDGSPELATHTTVGGLPLIVPVVAVHAIGAGGGSVIRVDGQGVLKVGPGSAGADPGPAAYGRGGDRPTVTDCYLATGLIDPRTFLGGRMPLDAGASFKALSGVASHLASGGERGELPGGDAAGPDGDVAGLDGPGGDVAAYRVAASALRVATAGMATELQKIMAQRGLDPRRFALVPFGGAGPTHAAMLAEEVGIAHIVVPPTAATFCALGAAGADLRRDFARSLRRPLDAASATRLAGVLAELSAQAREWLAEQDGGARSRGRLSFAADMRYSGQAYELRVALDPGRLDAGTVSEAFHAEHERLYGFRDQGATVELGTARLGVVGPAAELPPAAVPPGTGAPRPAARRRVLLAGAWHDARVHLRESLGVGDAFDGPAIVEQDDTTVVVPPGWSADVDEAGNLHLRRTDGAQNPRRKA comes from the coding sequence GTGACCGCGACCGGCGCGCGGATCGGCATCGACGTCGGGGGAACGTTCACCGACCTCGTGGCCTCCGTGCCGGAACGCGGCCTCGTGGTGCACCACAAGGAGCCGAGCACGCCCGCCGACCCGTCCCTGGCGGTCGCGGACGGGCTGGCGGCCCTCCTCGCCCGCGCGGACCTGCGGCCGGAGGAGGTCACGGGCCTCGTCCACGGCACCACGATCGGCCTGAACGCCGTCATCCAGCGGCGCGGCGCGCGCATCGCCCTGGTCGTGACCGAGGGCTACCGCGACATCCTGGAGATCGGCCGCAGCCGCATGCCGTCCTCCTTCGACCTGTACGCGGGCAAGGAGGAGCCCCTCGTCCCCCGCAACCTCATCGTCGAGATCTCCGCCCGGCTGGGCCCGGGTGGCGCGCCCGTGGCCGAGCCGGACGCGGCCGAGCTGGACCGCGTCGCCGCGCGGCTGCGGGCCACCGGGGCCGACGCGGCGGCGGTCGTGATCCTGCACGGCTATACCGACCCGGCCTTCGAGGAGGGCGTCGCGGCGGGCCTGCGCGAGCGGCTGCCCTTGCTGCCGGTGACGGCCTCGGCGACCGTGTGGCCCGAGGTGCGCGAGTACGAGCGGGCCCTGGTGGCCTGCATGAACGCCTACATCCAGCCGCTCATGCGCGACTACTTCGCCCGCCTGGAGGGCCGGGTGCGCGGGCTCGGGGTGTCGGCGCCGATCTTCATCAGCGCGTCCAACGGCGGCTCGATGAGCCTGCGCTCGGCCGCTGAACGGCCCGTCGAGACCGTGCTGTCGGGGCCGGCCGCCGGTGTGGCCGCGGCCGCCCGGCTGGGCGCTGGGGCCATCGTCACGTTCGACATGGGCGGGACCAGCAGCGACATCGCCGTGTCCGTGGACGGCTCGCCCGAGCTGGCCACCCACACCACGGTGGGCGGGCTGCCGCTGATCGTGCCGGTCGTGGCCGTGCACGCGATCGGGGCCGGGGGCGGGTCGGTCATCCGGGTGGACGGGCAGGGCGTGCTCAAGGTCGGGCCGGGCAGCGCGGGCGCCGACCCCGGGCCGGCGGCGTACGGGCGGGGCGGCGACCGGCCGACCGTGACGGACTGCTACCTGGCGACCGGGCTGATCGACCCGCGCACGTTCCTCGGCGGCCGGATGCCCCTCGACGCCGGCGCCTCGTTCAAGGCCCTGTCGGGCGTCGCCTCCCACCTCGCCTCCGGGGGCGAGCGCGGGGAGCTCCCCGGCGGCGACGCGGCCGGGCCGGATGGCGATGTGGCCGGGCTGGACGGACCGGGTGGCGATGTGGCCGCGTACCGGGTGGCGGCGTCGGCGCTGCGGGTGGCGACGGCGGGGATGGCGACCGAGCTGCAGAAGATCATGGCGCAGCGCGGGCTGGACCCGCGGCGGTTCGCGCTCGTGCCGTTCGGCGGCGCGGGCCCGACGCACGCCGCCATGCTCGCCGAGGAGGTCGGGATCGCGCACATCGTGGTCCCGCCGACCGCCGCCACGTTCTGCGCCCTGGGCGCGGCGGGCGCGGACCTGCGCCGCGACTTCGCCCGCAGCCTGCGCCGCCCCCTGGACGCCGCGAGCGCCACCCGCCTGGCGGGCGTGCTGGCCGAGCTGTCCGCCCAGGCCCGGGAGTGGCTGGCCGAGCAGGACGGCGGGGCCCGGTCTCGGGGACGGCTGTCGTTCGCGGCCGACATGCGCTATTCCGGCCAGGCGTACGAGCTCCGCGTCGCCCTCGACCCCGGCCGCCTGGACGCCGGGACGGTCTCCGAGGCCTTCCACGCCGAGCACGAGCGCCTGTACGGCTTCCGCGACCAGGGCGCGACCGTCGAGCTCGGCACCGCCAGGCTCGGCGTGGTCGGTCCGGCGGCCGAGCTGCCGCCCGCCGCCGTCCCCCCGGGCACGGGCGCGCCCCGTCCAGCGGCCCGCAGGCGGGTCCTGCTGGCCGGCGCCTGGCACGACGCCCGCGTCCACCTGCGCGAGTCCCTCGGCGTGGGGGACGCGTTCGACGGCCCGGCGATCGTCGAGCAGGACGACACCACCGTGGTCGTGCCGCCCGGCTGGTCGGCGGACGTGGACGAGGCCGGCAACCTGCACCTGCGCCGGACGGACGGCGCCCAGAATCCTCGTCGGAAGGCCTGA
- a CDS encoding hydantoinase B/oxoprolinase family protein produces MRLDPVTMEIVGNRLSAMTEEMCLTLQRTSRSLYVKETADFCCAFAGLDGGFVAYPRGIGVSGFVGLNVLTAVQAAGPLEPGDVIITNDPYRSGGLATHLTDIQLIEPYFHEGELVGYGWAFIHCSDIGGRVPSSLSPVNDEIFQEGLQIPPVKLVRAGEPSRDVEALITANSRTPEANLGDIRAMRAALRTGRERLAGVVAQHGLPTVLDAQRDLVEYTAGKARAALAALGDGTHRFVDYLDDDAVSSLPVRLSVTATLRAGDLHLDFTGTDPQVAAAFNIATLGRPHAWITTRVLALICTLDPGIALNAGLIAPITVTTPEGSLVNPVHPAAVGVRHASANRVNDAIGGALGLAAPHVLPAASSGLVVPVVVAEQRGSGQNVQVLEPMVGGTGAREGADGVDGRDSGISNLSNNPVETVETEIGVEILRYGLRTDSGGAGRWRGGCGLELTFRVRGEGSKLLARGLERMCFRPWGVRGGGPGAATELIVNPGTARERRHFKIDVLPLEPGDVVTLLTSGAGGYGDPYTRDPEAVLRDVERGVVSREAAARAYGVVLAEGDGGLAVDGPGTAQARGEHRPDLVVNDGGPERRAWESVFDTASVDRLVAALFRLPRPARTPRRTALYTAVLAALPAGFPRTPPTPDERDAARRTLVQEITELERRSA; encoded by the coding sequence GTGCGGCTCGACCCCGTCACCATGGAGATCGTCGGCAACCGGCTCAGCGCCATGACCGAGGAGATGTGCCTCACCCTCCAGCGCACCAGCCGCTCCCTGTACGTCAAGGAGACCGCCGACTTCTGCTGCGCCTTCGCGGGCCTGGACGGCGGCTTCGTCGCCTACCCGCGCGGCATCGGCGTCTCCGGCTTCGTCGGCCTCAACGTGCTGACCGCCGTACAGGCCGCCGGCCCGCTGGAGCCCGGCGACGTGATCATCACCAACGACCCGTACCGCTCCGGCGGCCTGGCCACCCACCTGACGGACATCCAGCTCATCGAGCCGTATTTCCACGAGGGCGAGCTGGTCGGCTACGGCTGGGCGTTCATCCACTGCTCCGACATCGGCGGGCGGGTGCCGAGCAGCCTGTCGCCGGTCAACGACGAGATCTTCCAGGAGGGCCTGCAGATCCCGCCGGTCAAGCTGGTACGCGCCGGGGAGCCGAGCCGCGACGTCGAGGCGCTGATCACGGCCAACAGCCGCACCCCCGAGGCGAACCTGGGCGACATCAGGGCCATGCGCGCGGCCCTGCGCACCGGCCGGGAGCGGCTGGCCGGCGTCGTCGCCCAGCACGGCCTGCCCACGGTGCTCGACGCGCAGCGCGACCTGGTCGAGTACACCGCGGGCAAGGCCCGCGCCGCCCTGGCCGCGCTCGGCGACGGCACCCACCGCTTCGTCGACTACCTCGACGACGACGCCGTCTCCAGCCTCCCGGTCCGCCTGTCGGTCACCGCGACGCTGCGCGCGGGCGACCTGCACCTCGACTTCACCGGCACGGATCCGCAGGTCGCCGCGGCGTTCAACATCGCGACCCTGGGCCGGCCGCACGCCTGGATCACCACCAGGGTGCTCGCGCTCATCTGCACCCTCGACCCCGGCATCGCGCTCAACGCGGGGCTCATCGCCCCGATCACCGTCACCACGCCCGAGGGCTCGCTGGTCAACCCCGTGCACCCGGCCGCCGTGGGGGTGCGGCACGCCTCGGCCAACCGCGTCAACGACGCCATCGGCGGCGCGCTCGGGCTGGCCGCCCCGCACGTGCTGCCGGCGGCCTCCAGCGGGCTGGTGGTGCCCGTGGTCGTCGCCGAGCAGCGCGGCTCCGGCCAGAACGTGCAGGTCCTGGAGCCGATGGTGGGCGGTACGGGGGCCCGCGAGGGCGCCGACGGGGTGGACGGCCGCGACAGCGGCATCTCCAACCTGTCCAACAACCCGGTGGAGACCGTCGAGACGGAGATCGGGGTCGAGATCCTCAGGTACGGGCTGCGTACCGACTCGGGAGGCGCCGGGCGCTGGCGCGGCGGGTGCGGGCTGGAGCTGACGTTCCGGGTGCGCGGGGAGGGCTCGAAGCTGCTGGCCCGGGGGCTGGAGCGGATGTGCTTCCGCCCGTGGGGCGTGCGCGGCGGCGGCCCGGGCGCGGCCACCGAGCTGATCGTCAATCCGGGCACGGCCCGGGAGCGCAGGCACTTCAAGATCGACGTGCTGCCGCTGGAGCCCGGTGACGTCGTCACGCTGCTGACCTCGGGCGCGGGCGGCTACGGCGACCCGTACACCAGGGATCCGGAGGCGGTGCTGCGGGACGTGGAGCGGGGCGTGGTCTCCCGGGAGGCGGCGGCGCGCGCGTACGGGGTGGTGCTGGCGGAAGGGGATGGCGGCCTGGCCGTGGACGGCCCCGGCACGGCGCAGGCCCGCGGCGAGCACCGCCCGGACCTGGTCGTCAACGACGGCGGGCCGGAGCGGCGGGCGTGGGAGTCGGTGTTCGACACCGCCAGCGTCGACCGCCTGGTGGCCGCCCTGTTCCGGCTCCCCCGCCCGGCCCGCACCCCGCGCAGGACGGCCCTCTACACCGCGGTCCTGGCCGCCCTGCCGGCCGGCTTCCCCAGGACGCCCCCCACCCCCGATGAGCGCGACGCGGCCCGCCGTACCCTCGTCCAAGAGATCACCGAACTGGAACGGAGGTCG